In one window of Toxotes jaculatrix isolate fToxJac2 chromosome 10, fToxJac2.pri, whole genome shotgun sequence DNA:
- the nsd1a gene encoding histone-lysine N-methyltransferase, H3 lysine-36 specific isoform X2, translating to MNQSYRQAVRGSVFGSGQTELRPRNGLVSTSYGNQCGIVKRGSDQPSAVQLPSSSLKQPSVLGYNQPDRTHCYSPLRRLQDLNTVVHRPDQERDRHPKNHLHCASPISDDDEFEAPSVQLPPSPDNDDMEPFETLQDVNRNGFSPQSQSPGSLERCSPIPNGYLHFESTLFDTSDIKEEDEEGENDSSEDLAPFHRSQKLREDRTMTDSKTTCDAGVDKRTYKPTVFNLMSKTISELNPTLSPSALPEITMRDGWSLGEESDSDCELASPVDPGLISPAGTNSNSNSPKKKPLPAVKYLEGDLVWAKFNRRPWWPCQVTCDPDQGSHTKMKVPSPRPCRMYFLETIGEIVECAWVPGNVVLPFEGGHQFQDLPVLRRRGKQKEKDYKYTIPKSLLTAWKVSVAEAEYLLPGRQRSTEDVLSVSINGEERVPSPLPAEKPQEAPSPSVDPGRTPSPNMPSTENEHHLTKNSTLQSNKSKACKKKKKCLSDIFGHIVGASKESSTGTNTTDQSHTTTRALKAEPKDSPYADLDSVPMLHRPKRTAVSPVQDVGRLVQKEQGSSKAKTKFPVKVNQCTNSRDSVLTNKLTSKDTNSEKTLGSCNELLYSSTEKHSMNLPASSRLMTRALKAEEETDLKDALAASQISTNAHNDDCRNNIPTNAPIKTEMSPEWESPGKASSSADHSSPKRRARKPDKKLIRNGSLIKSKCASVPTVQPVKIKTESVPDLSSSSSPSLSLSPMDAFSDVKELMFKSLVKEDSGGSELTVFQPDSSYKFSTFLMLLKDMHDIREKEGKPLTLPPSPVLIKEEPLVIPTAAGGDPLKGSRGGFIQGIKTENGQVGKSTTVKTKNRTKAIMSANTYHCEDFPVHSQIGISDKQRRKQRLPAKLKLSIPGLSSDLADLAYGREFVSGHSDLADPGSGPPVAADPSASYLDKISETTVAPKKRWQVVEEPAEHKGEVMSEASAEMNGSYATGASPDLDPEVEKQAENDFLFLETSSTAGQSENKRLRKPTKRLLESTEEYEQIFAPKKKSKRHTSESSKMTSGMTALHDLSTTPGIITSASSSVEPEEALTEPEQSPSQDELSPLASSVSPATTQPSLDTETAEETDLPPESDSGLLIQERKRPRKLSHKVLECTIEEVSVAPTKKKEQRRHSGVTSEVKVLVKKTQVGSVKKEKPVPSTSSAPASASEHSESKDVLGGLAPVRPPSPRGSKTPKQEADVEACSTEEKQSVHTGTLIPKPEVQSVGLNDSLSSHVDVKGKIGATSLKENVCQVCERTGDLLVCEGHCYGAFHLQCIGLSVAPRGKFLCHECKTGVHTCFVCKKSGNGVKRCMIPLCGKFYHTDCILAFSATQPHNKGFRCPLHVCLSCHITNPLNLCSSKGRLARCVRCPVAYHANDNCMAAGSLVLANNSFLCPNHFTPRKGCKNHEHINVSWCFVCSEGGSLLCCEACPAAFHRECLNMEMPQGSWYCNDCKAGKKPRIKDILWVKWGRYRWWPAEVCLAKDVPNNILRMKHEVGEFPVQFFGSKDFVWTYQARVFPYMEGDTHNIEKMGKGADAVYKKALTEAAERFRELQAEKEMRQLQEDRKNDKKPPPYRHIKVNRPVGKAQIITADLSEIPRCNCKASDENPCGIDSECINRMLMYECHPQVCAAGERCQNQAFTKRQYTTVEIFRTLSCGWGLRGVSDIKKGAFVSEYVGEVIDEEECRARIRHAQENDICNFYMLTLDKDRIIDAGPKGNQARFMNHSCQPNCETQKWTVNGDTRVGLFALQDIPKGVELTFNYNLECLGNGKTACKCGAPNCSGFLGVRPKNQPSAEKLKLKEGKRKVPIKKKTKQEVTKEREDECFSCGDGGQIVSCKKPGCPKVYHADCLNLAKRPAGRWECPWHQCDICGKEAASFCEMCPSSYCKEHREGMLFISKLDGKLSCSEHDPCGPDPLEPGEIREYMPNTTSVRPGAMAGAITASLVPDSRRASPSAAPISSPAGQTALGRQEPPPRLYINTKTATSSFIPSSRSYRSDRTDGKAFSTPTSSKDEREDGEVEDGEVCGLEVEEVEDDDDDEEEEEEAEEEDDDMEEMEIVEDEEGEPVYGGDLLEEDDEEEDDEDEGGDVYDTWGEYVDEDADDGEVEGEDLEEWGRVEDDDK from the exons ATGAATCAGTCATACAGACAGGCTGTTAGGGGCTCAGTGTTTGGTTCAGGCCAGACAGAGTTGAGGCCCCGCAATGGCCTTGTGAGCACTTCCTATGGAAACCAATGTGGCATTGTGAAGCGTGGGTCAGACCAACCGTCAGCTGTGCAACTGCCATCCTCCAGTCTCAAACAGCCATCTGTACTGGGGTACAATCAGCCAGACCGAACTCACTGCTACAGCCCGCTGAGGAGGCTGCAGGACCTGAACACTGTTGTCCACAGGCCTGACCAAGAGAGGGATCGCCATCCAAAGAACCACTTGCACTGTGCAAGTCCaatcagtgatgatgatgagtttgAGGCACCGTCAGTCCAACTTCCTCCTTCTCCAGACAATGATGACATGGAGCCTTTTGAGACGCTGCAGGACGTGAACAGAAATGGCTTCTCACCACAAAGTCAAAGTCCGGGCAGCTTGGAGCGCTGCTCTCCCATCCCAAATGGCTACCTGCATTTTGAGTCCACGCTGTTTGACACCAGTGACATtaaggaggaggacgaggagggggAGAACGACAGTAGCGAGGACCTGGCGCCTTTTCATCGCTCCCAAAAGTTGCGTGAGGACCGAACTATGACTGACAGTAAGACGACATGCGACGCAGGGGTGGACAAAAGAACATACAAACCTACTGTTTTTAACCTGATGTCCAAAACAATATCTGAACTCAACCCTACACTAAGCCCCAGCGCACTGCCAGAAATCACTATGAGAGATGGGTGGAGTTTGGGTGAGGAATCAGACAGTGATTGTGAACTTGCCTCTCCTGTTGACCCTGGACTTATTTCACCGGCTGGCACCAACTCTAAT TCCAACAGCCCAAAGAAAAAGCCTCTTCCTGCAGTAAAATACTTGGAAGGAGACTTGGTGTGGGCTAAGTTCAACAGACGGCCCTGGTGGCCCTGCCAAGTCACCTGTGATCCAGACCAGGGGTCCCACACTAAGATGAAAG TTCCCAGTCCCCGTCCTTGTCGCATGTATTTCCTGGAGACAATTGGAGAGATTGTGGAATGTGCCTGGGTCCCAGGAAATGTTGTTCTTCCTTTCGAAGGAGGCCATCAGTTTCAAGACTTACCTGTGCTTAGACGGAGAGGGAAGCAGAAGGAGAAAGACTACAAGTATACG ATACCCAAAAGTTTACTGACTGCATGGAAAGTCAGTGTGGCAGAAGCTGAGTATCTGCTCCCCGGTCGGCAAAGGAGCACTGAAGATGTGCTTTCAGTATCCATCAATGGAGAAGAGCGTGTACCCAGTCCACTCCCTGCTGAAAAGCCACAGGAggccccctctccctctgtggacCCTGGCCGAACCCCATCACCAAATATGCCCTCCACTGAAAATGAGCACCATCTCACAAAAAACTCTACATTGCAATCCAATAAGAGCAAAGCctgcaagaagaaaaagaaatgtttgtctGACATATTTGGTCATATAGTAGGTGCATCAAAGGAATCATCGACCGGCACAAACACGACGGACCAGTCTCATACAACAACTCGTGCACTGAAAGCAGAGCCAAAGGACTCCCCTTATGCTGATCTGGATTCAGTTCCAATGCTACATCGTCCTAAACGCACAGCAGTGTCACCCGTACAGGATGTAGGCAGATTGGTCCAAAAAGAACAGGGCTCCTCAAAAGCTAAAACAAAGTTTCCTGTAAAAGTGAACCAATGTACAAATTCCCGTGATAGTGTTTTAACAAATAAGTTGACATCTAAAGACACAAATTCTGAAAAGACTTTGGGCAGCTGTAATGAACTGTTGTACAGTTCAACTGAAAAGCACTCTATGAATCTTCCTGCCAGCAGTCGTCTGATGACGAGGGCTCTCAAAGCGGAGGAAGAGACAGATCTCAAAGATGCACTGGCCGCAAGCCAAATCTCAACAAATGCCCACAATGATGATTGTCGCAATAATATACCTACTAATGCACCCATCAAAACCGAAATGTCTCCTGAATGGGAATCCCCCGGCAAAGCATCATCTTCTGCTGATCACAGTTCTCCAAAAAGGCGTGCAAGGAAGCCTGATAAGAAACTAATTCGGAACGGCTCTCTGATAAAGTCTAAGTGTGCAAGTGTACCCACTGTGCAACCTGTTAAGATCAAGACGGAAAGTGTCCCAGATCTATCATCATCTTCTTCCCCgtccttgtctctgtctccaatGGATGCCTTTTCGGATGTCAAGGAACTAATGTTTAAATCTCTTGTGAAGGAGGACAGCGGTGGCTCTGAGCTCACTGTATTTCAACCTGATTCCAGTTATAAATTCAGTACCTTCCTGATGCTGCTGAAAGACATGCATGatatcagagaaaaagaaggtaaACCCCTGACTCTGCCACCATCACCAGTCCTGATCAAGGAGGAACCCTTGGTGATCCCTACGGCCGCAGGAGGTGACCCGCTGAAGGGTTCTCGTGGTGGTTTCATTCAAGGGATCAAAACAGAGAATGGCCAAGTGGGGAAATCCACAACAGTGAAAACCAAGAACAGGACTAAAGCTATCATGTCAGCTAACACCTACCACTGTGAAGACTTTCCTGTTCACTCTCAGATCGGGATTTCTGATAAGCAGCGCAGAAAACAAAGACTACCTGCCAAACTGAAACTTAGCATACCTGGCCTTTCTTCAGACCTGGCTGATTTGGCTTATGGCAGGGAGTTTGTTAGTGGCCATTCTGACTTAGCTGATCCTGGATCTGGTCCCCCTGTTGCTGCTGATCCCTCTGCCAGCTACCTCGACAAGATCTCAGAAACCACAGTGGCTCCAAAGAAGCGTTGGCAGGTGGTTGAGGAACCTGCTGAACATAAGGGTGAGGTTATGAGCGAGGCGTCTGCAGAGATGAATGGGTCTTACGCCACGGGAGCATCACCGGATCTTGACCCGGAGGTCGAGAAGCAGGCAGAGAATGACTTCCTCTTCCTAGAGACAAGCAGCACAGCCG GGCAATCAGAAAACAAACGTCTCCGTAAACCAACTAAAAGGCTCCTGGAGTCAACCGAGGAGTATGAACAAATATTTGCtccaaaaaagaaatcaaagagaCACACCTCAGAATCTTCCAAAATG ACATCAGGGATGACAGCACTCCATGATCTCAGTACCACACCAGGAATCATTACCTCAGCCTCGTCTTCTGTAGAGCCCGAAGAGGCTCTGACAGAGCCTGAACAGAGTCCGTCTCAGGATGAGCTTTCTCCTCTAGCATCCTCAGTATCCCCAGCCACGACACAACCTTCTCttgacacagagacagcagaagaAACTGATCTACCTCCTGAATCTG aCTCGGGGTTATTAatccaagaaagaaagaggccaAGGAAGCTTTCACACAAGGTGCTGGAATGTACCATAGAAGAAGTATCTGTTGCTCCTACAAAAAAGAAG gagCAAAGGCGACACAGTGGAGTTACCTCAGAGGTAAAGGTGTTAGTCAAGAAAACTCAG GTTGGATCTGTGAAGAAAGAGAAGCCTGTACCCAGCACATCCTCTGCCCCTGCTTCTGCCTCCGAGCACTCGGAGAGCAAAGATGTCCTTGGTGGCCTTGCCCCGGTCAGGCCTCCCAGCCCTCGAGGATCTAAGACCCCCAAGCAGGAGGCAGACGTAGAGGCCTGCAGCACTGAGGAGAAACAAAGCGTACACACTGGAACACTAATTCCCAAACCTGAG GTGCAGTCTGTCGGTTTGAATGACAGCCTCTCTTCCCATGTTGATGTAAAAGGGAAAATAGGAGCGACATCCTTGAAGGAGAATGTTTGTCAG GTATGTGAGAGGACAGGAGACCTGCTTGTGTGTGAAGGCCACTGTTACGGAGCCTTTCACCTGCAGTGTATTGGCCTGTCAGTGGCTCCCAGGGGAAAATTCCTCTGTCATGAATGCAAAACTG GTGTCCACACATGCTTTGTATGTAAGAAGTCTGGTAATGGGGTGAAGCGCTGCATGATACCACTGTGCGGGAAGTTCTACCATACCGACTGTATATTGGCCTTTTCTGCAACCCAGCCACATAACAAAGGCTTCCGCTGCCCTCTGCATGTTTGTCTGTCCTGCCACATCACCAACCCTCTCAATCTCTGCAGCTCTAAGG gtcGACTGGCTCGATGCGTGCGCTGCCCTGTGGCTTATCATGCCAATGACAACTGCATGGCAGCCGGCAGTTTGGTGCTGGCAAACAACAGTTTCCTCTGTCCGAACCACTTCACTCCCCGCAAAGGCTGCAAGAACCATGAACACATCAACGTTAGCTGGTGCTTTGTCTGCTCCGAAG GCGGcagtctgctgtgctgtgagGCCTGTCCTGCTGCTTTCCATAGGGAATGTTTGAATATGGAGATGCCTCAGGGCAGCTGGTACTGCAATGACTGCAAAGCTGGAAAGAAGCCGCGCATTAAGGACATACTGTGGGTCAAATGGGGACGTTACAG GTGGTGGCCTGCAGAAGTCTGTCTGGCCAAAGATGTTCCAAATAACATCTTGAGGATGAAACATGAGGTGGGAGAGTTCCCAGTGCAGTTCTTTGGCTCCAAAGATTTTGTGTGGACATACCAGGCCAGAGTCTTCCCTTACATGGAGGGTGACACTCACAACATCGAGAAAATGGGCAAGGGTGCAGATGCAGTGTACAAAAAGG CCctgactgaagcagcagagaggttCAGAGAGCTCCAGGCAGAAAAGGAAATGAGGCAGCTtcaggaggacagaaagaatGACAAGAAACCTCCTCCATACAGGCACATTAAG GTAAACCGGCCAGTCGGGAAGGCGCAGATCATCACAGCTGACCTATCAGAGATCCCACGTTGCAACTGTAAAGCCTCTGACGAGAACCCCTGCGGCATCGACTCGGAGTGCATTAACCGCATGCTGATGTATGAGTGCCACCCTCAGGTGTGTGCGGCAGGGGAGAGATGTCAAAACCAGGCCTTCACAAAGCGCCAGTACACGACTGTGGAGATTTTCAGGACACTGTCCTGCGGCTGGGGTTTACGTGGTGTGTCAGACATCAAGAAG GGAGCCTTTGTGAGTGAATATGTGGGAGAGGTGATAGATGAAGAAGAATGTCGAGCCAGGATCAGACATGCCCAGGAGAACGACATCTGTAACTTCTACATGCTTACACTGGACAAG GACCGGATCATTGATGCCGGACCCAAAGGGAACCAGGCTCGCTTCATGAACCACAGTTGCCAGCCAAACTGTGAGACCCAGAAGTGGACTGTGAACGGGGACACCAGAGTGGGGCTGTTTGCTCTACAAGACATCCCAAAAG GTGTGGAGCTGACTTTCAACTACAACCTGGAGTGTCTTGGCAATGGGAAAACAGCGTGTAAATGCGGAGCACCCAACTGCAGCGGTTTCCTTGGTGTCCGGCCAAAG AACCAGCCATCagcagagaaactgaaactgaaggaaggaaaaaggaaggtCCCCATAAAGAAGAAGACCAAGCAAGAAGTGACCAAGGAAAGAGAGGATGAATGCTTTAGCTGTGGTGACGGGGGACAGATAGTGTCCTGTAAGAAGCCAGGTTGCCCGAAGGTCTATCATGCTGACTGTCTCAACTTGGCCAAGAGGCCTGCAG GGCGGTGGGAGTGTCCGTGGCATCAGTGTGACATCTGTGGAAAAGAGGCAGCCTCGTTCTGTGAGATGTGTCCCAGCTCTTACTGTAAGGAGCATCGTGAAGGCATGCTCTTCATTTCCAAGCTGGATGGAAAATTGTCCTGCAGTGAACATGATCCCTGTGGGCCCGACCCCCTGGAGCCAGGGGAGATTCGTGAATACATGCCCAACACGACCTCTGTGAGGCCCGGGGCCATGGCTGGGGCCATCACTGCCTCGCTGGTCCCAGACTCGAGAAGAGCCAGTCCTTCTGCTGCTCCCATCTCATCCCCTGCTGGTCAGACTGCACTGGGCAGGCAGGAGCCTCCTCCTCGTCTCTACATCAATACAAAGACTGCTACCTCGAGCTTCATCCCCTCCAGCAGGTCTTACCGCTCAGACAGGACGGACGGGAAAGCGTTTTCCACTCCTACCTCCTCcaaggatgagagagaggacggTGAGGTGGAGGATGGGGAGGTGTGTGGTTTAGAGGTAGAAGAAGTGGAAGACGACGATGacgacgaggaggaggaggaggaagcggaggaggaagatgatgacatggaggagatggagataGTGGAAGACGAGGAGGGGGAGCCAGTGTATGGAGGCGACCTGCTGGAGGAagacgatgaggaggaggacgacgagGACGAAGGAGGGGATGTGTATGACACTTGGGGTGAATATGTGGATGAAGATGCTGAtgatggagaggtggagggggaggactTGGAGGAGTGGGGGAGAGTGGAGGACGATGATAAATGA